One Pseudoalteromonas sp. UG3-2 DNA window includes the following coding sequences:
- a CDS encoding substrate-binding periplasmic protein produces the protein MGMRLVAIFLSALAASWVATQAKAAQLIYVAKESRTLYDRDLYLYELLRAALDAAEFEAKFEHVKVHPHQQRTLMALSRGKVDLHWSMTSPVREQIAIAIKVPLYGGRIGKRVLMVHKDIYPAIKNVRSVEDLKRFTAVQGHDWPDTKILSYNGLKVRPIADYQVMFNLIANKKGDYFPRSVIEAQSELIAQAQSQLMIVPDFHLSYPSAFYFFVNKEKKELAQALRDGLTKMMATGELQALQQKYGVLKPLQSVAIELANPYFSD, from the coding sequence ATGGGCATGAGGTTGGTGGCGATATTTTTGTCAGCATTAGCGGCGAGCTGGGTCGCCACACAGGCAAAAGCGGCACAACTGATTTATGTGGCAAAAGAATCGCGAACACTTTACGATCGTGATTTGTATCTTTATGAGTTACTGCGAGCCGCGCTCGACGCTGCTGAATTTGAGGCCAAGTTCGAGCATGTAAAAGTGCACCCCCATCAACAACGCACCTTGATGGCACTGAGTCGCGGTAAAGTGGATCTGCATTGGTCAATGACCAGCCCTGTGCGTGAGCAAATAGCCATTGCAATCAAGGTTCCTTTATATGGTGGTCGAATTGGTAAGCGGGTGTTGATGGTCCATAAAGATATTTATCCGGCTATAAAAAATGTGCGCTCTGTAGAGGATTTAAAGCGCTTTACTGCGGTTCAGGGTCATGATTGGCCGGATACCAAAATACTCAGTTATAATGGCTTAAAAGTGCGTCCTATCGCCGATTATCAGGTCATGTTTAACCTCATCGCGAATAAAAAAGGCGATTACTTTCCCCGCTCTGTGATAGAGGCACAGTCTGAACTGATTGCACAAGCGCAAAGCCAGCTGATGATAGTGCCTGATTTCCATTTATCCTACCCAAGTGCCTTCTATTTTTTCGTCAATAAAGAGAAAAAAGAACTAGCACAGGCGTTACGTGACGGGCTCACAAAGATGATGGCGACAGGTGAGTTACAGGCATTACAACAAAAGTATGGCGTGTTAAAGCCACTGCAGAGCGTGGCTATTGAGTTGGCTAATCCATACTTTAGCGATTAA